The following are encoded together in the Onychostoma macrolepis isolate SWU-2019 chromosome 03, ASM1243209v1, whole genome shotgun sequence genome:
- the septin9a gene encoding septin 9a isoform X5 encodes MAESVIPEMPPAMCLEKPSVDFSYVGIDAILEQMRRKAMKQGFELNIMVVGQSGLGKSTLMNTLFKSKVSRKSFLGTAEEKIPKTIEIKSISHDIEEKGVRMKLTVIDTPGFGDQINNENCWQPIMKFINDQYEQYLQEEINIDRKKRIPDSRVHCCIYFIPPTGHCLRPLDVEFMRRLSKVVNIVPVIAKADTLTLEERDFFKKKIREELRANGIDVYPQKEFDEDAEDRTINEKIREMIPFAVVGSDQEYQVNGRRLLGRKTKWGTIEVENIAHCEFAYLRDLLIRTHMQNIKDITSSIHYEMYRVRRLNENNTHANGLGEHHLACHEI; translated from the exons ATGGCAGAGTCTGTTATACCAGAGATGCCCCCAGCCATGTGCCTGGAGAAGCCCAGCGTCGACTTCAGCTATGTGGGCATCGATGCCATCCTGGAGCAGATGAGGAGGAAGGCCATGAAACAGGGCTTTGAGCTCAACATCATGGTAGTGG GTCAGAGTGGTTTGGGCAAGTCCACACTGATGAACACGCTCTTCAAATCTAAGGTGAGCCGTAAGTCTTTCCTGGGCACAGCTGAGGAAAAGATTCCCAAAACCATCGAGATCAAGTCCATCAGTCATG ATATCGAGGAGAAAGGAGTTCGAATGAAGCTGACGGTCATAGACACACCAGGGTTTGGTGACCAGATCAACAACGAGAATTG TTGGCAGCCCATAATGAAGTTCATCAATGACCAGTATGAGCAGTACTTGCAGGAAGAGATCAATATTGACAGGAAGAAGAGGATCCCAGACTCACGAGTGCACTGCTGCATATACTTCATACCACCCACAGGACACTG TCTTAGGCCTTTGGATGTGGAGTTCATGAGACGTCTTAGTAAGGTGGTGAACATCGTTCCTGTCATCGCTAAGGCTGACACCCTGACTCTGGAGGAGAGGGACTTCTTCAAAAAGAAG ATCAGGGAAGAGCTTCGAGCCAATGGGATTGACGTCTATCCACAGAAAGAGTTCGATGAGGATGCAGAGGACAGAACAATCAATGAGAAAATAAGA GAGATGATTCCTTTCGCTGTAGTAGGAAGTGACCAGGAGTACCAGGTCAATGGGAGAAGACTATTGGGAAGGAAAACAAAATGGGGAACCATTGAAG TTGAGAATATTGCCCACTGTGAGTTTGCCTACCTGCGGGACCTCCTCATAAG AACCCACATGCAGAACATTAAAGACATCACCAGCAGCATCCACTACGAGATGTACCGCGTCCGTCGACTCAACGAGAACAACACCCATGCCAACGGCCTCGGCGAGCACCACCTGGCCTGCCACGAAATCTAG